AAGGTAACCAAAGCAAAAAATAATGGAAATGGCTATGGCAATGAAGTCTTAATAAATCATGATAACGGGATGATCACTCAATATGCGCATTTAAGCAAAATTTCCACATCTTATGGCAGAAAAGTAAAAAAGGGACAATTGATAGGCAGGATAGGCAGCACAGGAGTTTCCACTGGACCACATCTTCATTTTGGGGTAAAGAAACACGGTAAATGGGTAAATCCCCGCACGAATCTGAAAATGGTGGGTGCAAACGTGTTGAAGGATACCAGATTGAAAACCTTTAAAATGCAGATACAGGAAATGGATGCTGAGATGGCAGTCCTGCAATAATTGTGAACTTCTTACCATAAGGTAATTAAATGGAGGATTAAGCAATTGATCAAAATTAAGGAAATATTTGATTCACAAATTAAAGAAGTAACCTGCAGAGCCATTCTAAATGATCTGCCACAATGGTTTGGTATACCGGAAGCTACTGAGGAATATTGTAATGGAGTTAAGGACAGAACATTTTTTGCAGCTATTGAAAATGACAGTTTTGTTGGTTTTATATCTGTGCTTGACCATAATAAATTTACTTCGGAGATATATGTTGTGGGAGTTTATAAATCACATAGAAATAAAGGCATAGGCACTTCACTATTAAATTCTGTGATAGATAGATTATTAAAGCAAAAATATATATATTTAACAGTGAAGACCTTAGCAGACTCTCATAAAAGCAAAGAATATAAGGAGACCAGGGAATTTTACCTGGCAAAAGGATTTGTTCCTTTGGAAGTTTTTCCGGATTTATGGGGAGCTGCCAACCCGTGTCTATTTATGGTAAAAAACTTAAATAAATAACCCGGAAACTAAGCTGATGATATTACCTCGTTTCCGGGTACTTTTTTGATCTTATTTCAATAAAATACACTTGCCGGTAACAGATTCATCATTTTCTATACTAAGACGATAGAAATAGATACCTGATGCTGTGTGATTATCCTGCTGATCGGTGCCATTCCAGATTATGCTGTGTTCTCCTGCAGGTAAAACCTCATTTAGAAGAGTTTTCACGAGTTGTCCTTTGATATTATAGATATTTAAAGAAACCTGCTCCTCTGATTGAGATATTCTGAAATTGATATTTGTAGTTGGATTAAAGGGATTGGGATAATTACGCAGATTTGTGATAGATGACAGGTTATCTTCATCAGTATCAGTGATGATCCCTTCCAGAGCTAATATTTCCACATCATCTATATTCCAGCCGCAATATGTCCAGCCACCATCGGTGGAACCCATTGTCCAGCGGATATATACAGTTTCCTGATCATCTGCGTATTGAGATATATCAATAAGAATCTCCTGCCAGCTATCATCCGCAATTTCTTCAGAATTGCTCCAGAGCGTGAACCAGGTTTCATAATCCGTGCTGATGCGGATACTGGCGTGATCATAAGCAGGTTGTTCCACACCCAGCCAGCGCCAGAATTTCAGGTGAGTATTATATAGATTTGTACAATCTATCACCTCAGTAGTGAGATGCTTCTCATCAAGATTATTCTGGTAATCTCCAAAAAGATTATAACCATAAACATTATCGCCTGTATATCCTGCTTCTGGATCAGGTTCACCATAAGCACCACCTTGACCCTGAGGTGTTCCCCACAGCCAGTCTGCTTCAATATCCCAGCCCGGATCAGTATCCATATTCCAGTTATAATAACTGACTGCATCTCCCACCAGCAGCATTACTTCTCTTTCTGTATCACCATTGTGATCAGTGAGATTGACGAACTGAATTTCGCTAAGATA
The DNA window shown above is from Candidatus Stygibacter australis and carries:
- a CDS encoding M23 family metallopeptidase, which produces EAKRLVTDAVRTPLDRMHVTSSFGYRIHPVYGYRRMHNGIDLRGATGTSVYAVTSGKVTKAKNNGNGYGNEVLINHDNGMITQYAHLSKISTSYGRKVKKGQLIGRIGSTGVSTGPHLHFGVKKHGKWVNPRTNLKMVGANVLKDTRLKTFKMQIQEMDAEMAVLQ
- a CDS encoding GNAT family N-acetyltransferase, which gives rise to MIKIKEIFDSQIKEVTCRAILNDLPQWFGIPEATEEYCNGVKDRTFFAAIENDSFVGFISVLDHNKFTSEIYVVGVYKSHRNKGIGTSLLNSVIDRLLKQKYIYLTVKTLADSHKSKEYKETREFYLAKGFVPLEVFPDLWGAANPCLFMVKNLNK